The stretch of DNA ATTGGAAGTAAAAAAGCTtgagtttttaattttgtaCATTAATTGATAatcataatttaataaaataataacgcatatcattattttgaaaaagatTACTTAAACATTGAATTTGACCTCCTATTTTAGATATTTGACCACATAAGCTAGCTTCTTGATCAAAATATACATGCCTTGAAATGTTCATTACATTGATGAGCATGTGTAATAATTAATCTCTATAAATTAGTAACTAATTCTTATAGTGAGAGACCGAttgttcctagcgcaagtaacaaagggcttgatgattggtacctgaggtttcaagttcgaatcctagttgattcacatttcaagctaagtttatttttaaacgaaataaatgaaacggatggcatactatctatctcttaaaaaaaaaaaaaattttacagtgAGAGGAGAAAGAAATAGGGAACGTACCCAAACTGCTTCCCCTGGTAGTAGAGTAAATTGGAGAGGCACGTATCGTCGACGTCGAGAACCCAAGCGTCCATGCCATCGTCCCCCACGACGAGCCCATCGGCGTACCCCACAATGCATTCGACGGCGGTCTCGACGTCTCTGTCGTACTGCCCGCCGAGCATGTAGCTCTCGATGTACAGCACGCACCGCGCCGGTACCGTCCGCCACCCCTGCGCGTTGTTCGTCTCCACCGCCACCCTCCAGCTGAGGCAGTAGCTCGCGTCGCAGGCCAGGCTCGACCCCGCTACCGCCGTgctcggctgcggcggcggcggtggcggcagcaGCTTCGCTCCCGCGAGCCGCGAGAAGAGGTTGCTCAACATGAGGAGGATGAGTTCCCACAGAGCTAGCATGGAAGCGATCATATGGATGATATGTGCTTGAAGATGAGcgttttcaagtttttttttttttttttttttggggggtgggTTGTGTGGAAACCTGACAGATGCAGTTCAACTTGAGAGGTTAGAATTAATAGACTGGACAAAACGAATAGGACTCTTATGGAAGaattttcttcttctgctttttgtttttttttttttttttcctctttttgacTGTAGCTCTTGGCCAGCCTATGTTGTCCTATTTCtttctaaatcaaaatttaagtaGGTATAGAACATTGATTTTGCATGTTGTGCTCACGAATACGACgtatttattattctttaaaaatttaaactatattttttttaatatttatatttaatgaccgaccgtccctagagcaagtggcaaaggatttggtggttggtacccgaggtcccaagttcgaatcctggttgattcacatttccagctaaatttatttataaatgaaataaacgaagtgggtagtatgctacatatctctcaaaaataaaatatttatgtttaatgcatttttctctctgtttgaattcaaaatttttggttaGCCCAAAATGcagacttgaattaaataggaaaaaactAAATCACGTTCAGTTTAACGGCCCAATTATTTCACATGACAGAGAAAGCCTATAACATTCCAATATTTTTACATCAATATGATAGTGATTATGATTGGAAATATAAGTGTCAAAAACTCTAAACATTTTGGGTCGATAGTCTGAAGCCAATGAGTAATCAGTTTTAGTTGCTGGATCATAAACTTGGCAGGACTCGAATCAGGACATGTTACTCTGTTATTCTCCGAAAGCTTTAACTATTATGAAATTACATGCAATTATTTTCATCTGAAAGCTTAGAATAATGAAGAACACCGTCCTTTTTGGAGACAATGAATGCACTTTGAGCAATTCTaaagttttgttttgtttttttttttttggagagaaagcaATTCTAAAGTTTCAAACACAAATTGTAAGAAACTAATGCTTCTATTGAAAGGCTTTTTAGATCAAAACTAGCTACACTcctaattaattgtatatatcaTAAAGAAGAAAAGTCTATTTTGTGAAAAATCATATATAGCTGAAGATAAATATAATGATAATACACGTACACCTAGTAAGACCCAGTCATATAAATGTGATAAATAGGGAAAAACATGGAACACAccaaaagagaaagagagagagagagagagtacctaGGCCAACAAAAGCAAGTGCATGTTGTCGTGAGGAGTTGAGATGGACAAATGATGGCGAGATTTATAGGAAGGAAAGAGAAAGGCATAACGTGAGTGAGGGTGCAATGGAATTTGCGAAATAAAACCAAAGTATTACTACAGTTTTTTTCACAGTATattctatttatataaatttttaatgtgtcattatttataatattaaaaatttgtttgattgataTATAcagtttatatattatttatatatttatatattaataatactatacatataaattaatgaacatttttatttatatatttatgtattaataatactatacatataaattaatgaacatttttatattatacaaaaaataggctagtatactttttaaaatatggAGATTTTCATACTTTTAAGTTGTTTTGGCGAGTGGTTTCATTAGATTTGATATggaatatttgaaatatcttgaaaataaattttgtaattatttgaTATTACTTACCTAATAATCGAAGGGTtgaaaatcaacaattttaataattgataaaagccgtttgcaagtttaacaatataaaaatatctaaatcgAATAAAAATTCGAtcgaaaattctttatattataaaaaatacgatcaatatttttgatgtaaaattttcgctttatattattattttttttagattattattatcatcagttaattttttgtcatttcaattactagataaatgatatataaaatatcgtaaaatttattttcattaaataatttagatcaaatATGACGAAGCCGATCGATTGTTGAATATAAAGTCCCATCATgcaaaataacttaaaaatacGAAGTTCTCAGTGTTTCTGAAAGCGCACAAGACTGACTCTTAAAAATGTAAgtacattaataattaataatatttaatgataAGCAAAAACAATTTTTATACTCTACTCCTTTTTGGGGGCATCGAAACAGTTCAATTGAAGAAAAACTAACGTGAGGATTAGGCAAATAATGTAAACAAAAATGGGAAGTGATACTTTCCGTCACGAGTTAATCTAGGCGAGGCCATTAAatggaattaaattttaatatcaatcGTGCACGCTCGTTCCATGCACTTTCCAATTTGGTGCGCCGTCGACGCTTCATCTGCGTGACACGTCTCCCATTTTCATACATTGAAACGATCTGCACCTTACTTGATCACGGTGTCAGCAAAAAGTTATTAATGTCTTTTTGAGCAGGCGGCGATTTATTTAGATCTGCAAATTCATcttaaaaaattgagaaaaaatgcAAAGTTTGATTCAACCACACCACCTTTCGTCGAAGCCCCACTGTACCagctaggttttttttttcctgcaattTCTTTCTGTAGACAAGCACCACTGTACCagctagggtttttttttttttttctttggtgtgtgtgtgtgtgtacttCGAGGCCTGTGTTGCCTCACCTATTTAGCTTagttcatattttcaataaatgaagcgggcagcgtgttatctttttctcaaaataaaaaaagaaaaaataattactttatataaaatttaaaattttcttcttctttcttcttcttttcttaaaCAAAAAAGGACCTATAAACTTCTAGTCCTTGCATAAGTCAAGATTGGCCAAATTGTACAAATTATAATTTCCCCATTTCCTACTGACAAATTGGAAAATTTAGTGCTCATTTGGCTTGTGCTAGCACTCATAAGAAATTGCACAGTTGTGACACTCACCACTAATGGACTAATGGGATAAAGCCCCCACAAAAGCACATCCTTGTGAATTGTTTCCAACCTCTATTGCTAACCCCACAAATTGGATGTAGTGGAGCCACATTTTGTAATTTGCATGTGCTTTGGGCTATGCTAGGTTGGTTGTGCTTCGATTTATGTTTATAGCTGTTGTCGCatctaatattttaact from Ananas comosus cultivar F153 linkage group 18, ASM154086v1, whole genome shotgun sequence encodes:
- the LOC109723865 gene encoding acid phosphatase 1 is translated as MIASMLALWELILLMLSNLFSRLAGAKLLPPPPPPQPSTAVAGSSLACDASYCLSWRVAVETNNAQGWRTVPARCVLYIESYMLGGQYDRDVETAVECIVGYADGLVVGDDGMDAWVLDVDDTCLSNLLYYQGKQFGGAPFDPTAFKSWARRGICPAIPQVLILYKKLLERGYKVFLLTGRDQETLGATTTSNLILQGFIGHERLFMRNRTYRGQGAVAFKSTIRKQLVAEGYRIRGNVGDQWSDLQGDCVGDRIFKIPNPMYFVP